The Streptomyces fungicidicus nucleotide sequence GTCGACCCGTCCCTCCCCCTCGAACTGCTCGGGCCGCTCGGCTGCGGGTTCCTCACCGGAGCCGGGGCGGTGCTGAACTCCTTCGGCGCCGGTCCGGGCGACACGGTCGCGGTCTTCGGCGCGGGGGCGGTGGGCCTGGCCGCGGTGATGGCGGCCACGGCCGCCGGGGCGGTGACCGTGGCGGTCGACCGGCATCCCGAACGGCTGGCCCTCGCCGAACGGTTCCACGCGCTGCCCGTGCACGCCGCGTCGTCGGACCTGCCCGGCCGCATCCGGCGGCTGACCGACGGCGGCGCGCAGTACGCGCTGGACACCACGGGCTCCGCCCGGCTGATCAACGACGCGCTTCGCGCCCTGCGTCCGACCGGCCACCTCGGTCTGGTGGCGCGGCTCCACACCGCGCTGTCCCTCGAACCGGGGACCCTGGACCGGGGCCGGCGGATGTCCCACATCTGCGAGGGGGACGCGGTTCCGGGACTGCTGATTCCGAGGCTGACGGCGCTGTGGCGGGCCGGACGGTTCCCCTTCGACCAGCTGACCCGTACGTACCCGCTCACCGGCGTCAACGAGGCCGAACGCGACTGCGACGCGGGGCGCGTGGTCAAACCCGTCCTGATTCCGCACAGCGGAAGCTGACCGCGAGCTCGCCCTCTCCCTTCCATGATTTGGCGTTACCCAAGGAGGACACATGGTCGTCACCGCACAGCGGAATCCCGGCGGGGAGGGTGTGGACGGCGGAGTCGGCGTGACCGCTCTCATGGTCGCCGCGGCACGCGCCCTGGAGACCCACCGCGACGACAGCCTGGCGCAGGACGTCTACGCGGAGCACTTCGTGCGCGCCTCGTCCGTGTCCGCCGGCTGGCCCGTCCGGCCGCAGCAGGTTCCGGACGGGGACGCCAATCCCCTGTGGGGACGTTTCGCGCGCTACTTCGGTCTGCGCACGAGAGTCCTCGACGACTTCCTCCTGAGGTCGGTGAGCGAGGGCGTGCGCCAGGTGGTCCTGCTCGGTGCGGGACTGGATTCGCGGGCGTTCCGGCTCGACTGGCCCGCGGGCTGCGTCGTCTTCGAGGTCGAGAGGGAGGGTGTGCTGGCGTTCAAGCACGCGGTGCTCAGCGCGTTGTCGGCCACTCCGACGGCGGCGGCGCGGGTACCGGTTCCGGTCGATCTGCGCGCCGACTGGGCGGGGGCACTGACCGACGCCGGATTCGACGCGACCCGACCGACGGCGTGGCTCGCGGAAGGGCTCCTCTTCTACCTGCCCCGTGCCGTCGAGACCCGTCTCATCGGCACGGTGGACCGGCTGAGCACGGGCGGGAGTGCCCTGGCCTTCGAGGTCAAGATCGAGAAGGACCTGAGGGAGTACCGCGACAGCCCGCTCTACACCTCGACAAGGGAACAGATCGGCATCGACCTGCTGCACCTCTTCGACGGAGAGCCGCGGCCCGACTCCGCCGGGGACCTGGCGGACAGGGGCTGGTCGACATCGGTTCACACCCCCTTTGACTTCACCCACCGCCACGGGCGCGGTCCCCTGCCCGAGGGGAACGACGCCCTGGAGGGCAACCGCTGGGTGTTCGCGGACAAGCCCCCGGTGTGAGTGCTGCGACGCCCGCGGGCCCGTGCGGGCACGGGCCCGGACGGAACGCGGTCCGGGTCAGTCCCGGTAGAGACCGGACAGCTCGCCGGCGTACTTGTCCCGGATGACGCGGCGCCGCATCTTCAGCGACGGGGTCAGCTCGCCGGTCGCCGGGCCCCATTCCTCGGCCAGCAGTTCGTACCGCTTGACCTGCTCGGTGCGGTTGAGCCGGGTGTTGGCGGCGGCCACCGCACGGTCCACCTCCGCACGGACGGCGGGGTGTTCCACCAGCCCCGTCAGTCCGCCCTCCGTCTCGACGCCGTGGGCCGCGGCCCACGCGGGGGCGGCCTCCGCGTCGAGCACCAGCAGGGCGACCAGGTAGGAGCGGTTGTCGCCGTGTACGAGCGCCTGGCCGATCAGGGGGTGTTCCTTGAGCGCGTTCTCCACCAGTGCCGGCGAGACGTTCTTGCCGGTGGAGGTGACGATCATCTCCTTCTTGCGGTCCGTGAGCCAGAGGTAGC carries:
- a CDS encoding NAD(P)-dependent alcohol dehydrogenase; this translates as MKFGAAVLRSYESPFTVEEVTLEAGPAVGEVLVRVAGCGMCRTDLAVRRSAGRSPLPAVLGHEGSGIVVEVGGPDTGLSVGDHVVLSFDSCGHCRTCKDAAPAYCDSFASLNLYGGRGTNTARFVDTAGSELAPRWFGQSSFAEYAVVLARNAVRVDPSLPLELLGPLGCGFLTGAGAVLNSFGAGPGDTVAVFGAGAVGLAAVMAATAAGAVTVAVDRHPERLALAERFHALPVHAASSDLPGRIRRLTDGGAQYALDTTGSARLINDALRALRPTGHLGLVARLHTALSLEPGTLDRGRRMSHICEGDAVPGLLIPRLTALWRAGRFPFDQLTRTYPLTGVNEAERDCDAGRVVKPVLIPHSGS
- a CDS encoding class I SAM-dependent methyltransferase: MVVTAQRNPGGEGVDGGVGVTALMVAAARALETHRDDSLAQDVYAEHFVRASSVSAGWPVRPQQVPDGDANPLWGRFARYFGLRTRVLDDFLLRSVSEGVRQVVLLGAGLDSRAFRLDWPAGCVVFEVEREGVLAFKHAVLSALSATPTAAARVPVPVDLRADWAGALTDAGFDATRPTAWLAEGLLFYLPRAVETRLIGTVDRLSTGGSALAFEVKIEKDLREYRDSPLYTSTREQIGIDLLHLFDGEPRPDSAGDLADRGWSTSVHTPFDFTHRHGRGPLPEGNDALEGNRWVFADKPPV